The Vigna unguiculata cultivar IT97K-499-35 chromosome 6, ASM411807v1, whole genome shotgun sequence genome contains a region encoding:
- the LOC114188025 gene encoding 26S proteasome regulatory subunit 6B homolog, with protein MGSSAMVLDPKPTSEPPPSFPATKSDYLQGGFGGGETDEDDLYSRLKSLQRQLEFIDIQEEYVKDEQKNLKRELLRAQEEVKRIQSVPLVIGQFMEMVDQNNGIVGSTTGSNYYVRILSTINRELLKPSASVALHRHSNALVDVLPPEADSSISLLSQSEKPDVTYNDIGGCDIQKQEIREAVELPLTHHELYKQIGIDPPRGVLLYGPPGTGKTMLAKAVANHTTAAFIRVVGSEFVQKYLGEGPRMVRDVFRLAKENAPAIIFIDEVDAIATARFDAQTGADREVQRILMELLNQMDGFDQTVNVKVIMATNRADTLDPALLRPGRLDRKIEFPLPDRRQKRLVFQVCTAKMNLSDEVDLEDYVSRPDKISAAEIAAICQEAGMHAVRKNRYVILPKDFEKGYRTNVKKPDTDFEFYK; from the exons ATGGGTTCGTCCGCGATGGTATTGGACCCGAAGCCCACGTCGGAGCCACCGCCATCGTTCCCGGCGACAAAATCCGACTACCTCCAGGGCGGCTTTGGCGGCGGCGAAACAGACGAGGACGATCTCTACAGCCGCCTCAAGTCTCTCCAGCGCCAGCTCGAGTTTATCGATATTCAGGAGGAGTACGTAAAAGACGAGCAGAAGAATCTGAAGCGAGAGTTGCTGCGGGCGCAGGAGGAGGTGAAGCGGATCCAGTCGGTGCCGCTAGTGATTGGCCAGTTCATGGAGATGGTGGACCAGAACAACGGCATCGTCGGATCAACCACCGGATCCAACTACTATGTACGGATCCTCAGTACGATCAACCGCGAGCTGCTCAAACCCTCTGCCTCCGTTGCGCTCCACCGCCACTCCAACGCGCTCGTCGACGTCCTCCCGCCGGAGGCTGATTCCAGTATTTCGCTCCTCAGTCAGTCCGAGAAGCCCGACGTCACTTATAAT GACATTGGAGGATGTGATATCCAGAAACAGGAAATCCGTGAGGCTGTGGAGCTACCCCTTACTCATCATGAACTATACAAGCAAATTGGTATTGACCCACCTCGTGGTGTTTTACTGTATGGACCTCCTGGCACTGGCAAAACAATGCTTGCCAAGGCTGTTGCTAATCACACCACTGCCGCCTTCATCAGGGTTGTGGGATCTGAATTTGTGCAGAAGTATCTTGGTGAG gGTCCAAGAATGGTTCGTGATGTATTTCGTCTAGCAAAAGAGAATGCTCCTgcaattatatttattgatgaaGTTGATGCAATAGCCACTGCCAGATTTGATGCCCAAACTGGAGCTGACAGAGAAGTACAACGTATCCTTATGGAACTTTTGAATCAG ATGGATGGTTTTGATCAAACAGTTAATGTTAAAGTCATAATGGCAACTAACAGAGCAGACACTTTGGACCCTGCTCTTTTGCGTCCTGGAAGGCTCGATCGTAAAATTGAGTTTCCTTTGCCTGATCGACGGCAGAAGAGGCTTGTATTTCAG GTTTGCACAGCCAAGATGAACTTGAGTGATGAGGTAGACCTGGAGGATTATGTTTCCCGTCCTGACAAAATCAGTGCAGCTGAG ATAGCAGCTATTTGTCAAGAAGCTGGAATGCATGCTGTTCGTAAGAATAGATATGTCATATTGCCAAAGGACTTCGAGAAGGGTTATAGGACAAATGTGAAGAAGCCTGATACGGACTTCGAATTTTACAAGTGA